A single Anopheles arabiensis isolate DONGOLA chromosome 2, AaraD3, whole genome shotgun sequence DNA region contains:
- the LOC120905237 gene encoding RNA exonuclease 1 homolog, which yields MLPATGLFRTINCPFYEKDLCTRPFCHFKHAKTVPPPVVKYSATPKSLLSQPGVTDQTDGGADPIVRKKPKLEYIPVSTVAPKYIPSSAAKPPLQPNNTNGERVPETDSTESNDQSTAAVPDKPKQPQDDTVKEAPQVETDDVSVSKPAAEKGTEKKDVVDAAKKQEKGENGVAKSPVEKKSSEETKHHSSSSKHHHLSTSDADRKKDSSHRSHSSSSRSKSSSSSHDKKHRSSESSSKEKSSSSSTATTTSSSSSSSSKNKHRDKEKESSRSHSSKHSSDRDRHRSSSEKERSHSKSSSSKSSSSKSKSSTSNSNNSSSSRKKEHHSSTSSSSSSAKSSSKSGATEKTAAPEPKRTPALEEEIYQELINNPPSDIDIDSDEDDVMQQCKMIFEEYEADEPKAQQEETKSNGQVDLIDMFADKYYDDNRKKRVAYDNATTSKLTPVVEKKTNHMQNAIKSVYLRQEIVRKQQEELAARKRAEEELKRQVEEETRKAMSKPAVIPPPSNGTSILPVSTNVFYNKSPETSVTTPKSRFTPAVNVLAFQRAKEKIEQLKKNQSPYTPAQTAPKTGARVAHAGSVLASKAAAAPAAQAPPILEPASSKISYNIRMQYYGLMVKHCLNIYPTNEDAWERAQTEELAVMKKCSTAMIYKSSALLTINKLRKEALETGNEAADKNKTVSHDVILAGKMVHNISWSVNKKLKTEVKTSAYTIDNAPSTVAYKMIHECKLTEEQMRANGFPRATEVAGKAKIFTPKPSRPPNENERYCSRCSKVYNLETYDEPQVDACNYHPKSTCYRRGFADNLHNCCQQPSGTPGCMYANYHVSSFMDYDNLTGFVKTIAPAEGYEPSKKDIFALDCEMCYTTAGLELTRVTVVDINEKTVYDTLVKPLNRVVDYNTRFSGITEEMLRKTTTTLYNVQAVLLSMFNAETILIGHSLESDFKALKLIHDVVVDTSVLYPHKMGPPKKRALKTLCIENLKKIIQENDAGHDSAEDSVVCIQLIKHYLRNRIL from the exons ATGCTTCCGGCCACGGGATTGTTTCGGACCATTAATTGTCCCTTCTACGAGAAAGATCTCTGCACCAGGCCGTTCTGCCACTTCAAGCACGCAAAAACAG TTCCACCTCCGGTTGTGAAATACAGTGCCACTCCGAAAAGCCTGCTCAGCCAACCGGGAGTGACGGACCAAACCGATGGAGGAGCAGACCCGATCGTACGAAAGAAGCCCAAGCTGGAATACATCCCCGTGTCCACCGTTGCTCCGAAGTATATTCCGTCCAGCGCTGCAAAACCGCCACTGCAGCCAAACAATACGAATGGCGAAAGAGTACCAGAAACTGATTCGACCGAAAGCAACGATCAATCGACCGCAGCAGTACCAGATAAGCCAAAACAACCGCAAGATGATACGGTCAAGGAGGCACCACAGGTGGAGACGGATGACGTTTCTGTCAGCAAACCAGCAGCGGAAAAGGGCACAGAAAAGAAGGATGTTGTGGATGCAGCAAAGAAGCAAGAAAAGGGCGAGAATGGTGTGGCAAAATCCCCCGTTGAGAAGAAATCATCAGAGGAAACGAAACATCACAGCAGCTCTTCGAAGCACCATCACTTGTCGACCAGTGATGCCGATCGGAAAAAAGACTCCAGCCACCGTAGTCACAGCTCTAGTTCCCGGTCGAAATCTTCATCCTCATCGCACGACAAAAAGCATCGATCATCCGAATCATCTAGCAAAGAGaaatccagcagcagcagcaccgccaccaccactagcagtagcagtagcagtagcagtaaaaacaaacatcgagataaagaaaaggaaagttCCAGAAGCCACTCGTCGAAACATTCCTCGGACCGGGATCGGCATCGAAGCTCATCGGAAAAGGAGCGATCGCACAGTAAAAGCAGCTCTtccaagagcagcagcagcaagagtaaaagcagcaccagtaatagtaataatagcagtagcagcaggaaAAAGGAACACCACAGCAGCACATCGTCCTCCTCTTCGTCGGCCAAATCGTCCAGCAAATCTGGCGCAACGGAGAAAACTGCTGCACCGGAACCCAAACGTACGCCGGCGCTCGAGGAAGAAATCTACCAAGAGCTGATAAACAATCCGCCGAGCGACATCGATATCGACAGTGACGAGGACGACGTGATGCAGCAGTGTAAAATGATCTTTGAAGAGTACGAAGCGGACGAACCGAAAGCTCAGCAGGAGGAAACCAAATCGAACGGGCAGGTTGATCTGATAGACATGTTCGCGGATAAGTACTACGATGACAATCGGAAGAAGCGCGTTGCATACGATAACGCTACCACATCGAAGCTAACGCCGGTGgtagagaagaaaacaaaccatatgcaaaatgcaatcaaa TCGGTCTATCTGCGACAGGAGATCGTACGAAAGCAACAGGAGGAGCTGGCGGCGAGAAAGCGAGCTGAGGAGGAATTGAAACGGCAAGTCGAGGAGGAAACCCGTAAAGCGATGTCAAAACCCGCCGTTATCCCGCCTCCCAGCAATGGAACGTCCATTTTACCGGTCAGCACTAACGTGTTCTACAACAAATCTCCCGAAACGAGTGTCACCACGCCCAAAA GTCGGTTTACACCCGCCGTCAATGTGCTCGCCTTCCAGAGGGCGAAGGAAAAGATTGAGCAGCTGAAAAAGAATCAGTCGCCGTACACGCCCGCCCAAACAGCTCCCAAGACGGGAGCACGCGTAGCCCATGCCGGATCGGTGCTGGCGTCAAAGGCGGCTGCTGCGCCGGCGGCACAAGCACCGCCGATACTGGAACCGGCGTCGAGCAAAATATCGTACAACATTCGGATGCAGTATTACGGGCTAATGGTGAAGCACTGTTTGAACATTTACCCCACCAATGAGGATGCCTGGGAACGCGCACAAACGGAAGAATTGGCGGTGATGAAGAAATGCAGCACCGCCATGATTTACAAAAGCAGTGCGCTACTAACCATCAACAAGCTGCGCAAAGAGGCGCTCGAAACAGGGAATGAAGCAGCAGACAA GAACAAAACCGTATCACACGATGTCATATTGGCTGGAAAAATGGTACACAACATATCCTGGAGTGTCAACAAGAAATT GAAAACGGAAGTTAAAACATCCGCATACACAATCGACAATGCACCCAGCACCGTGGCGTACAAAATGATCCACGAGTGCAAGCTGACAGAGGAGCAAATGCGTGCGAATGGCTTCCCTCGTGCCACCGAGGTTGCCGGAAAggctaaaatattcaccccgAAACCATCGCGGCCACCGAACGAAAACGAACGCTACTGTTCCCGCTGCTCCAAAGTGTACAACCTGGAAACGTACGATGAGCCACAGGTGGACGCGTGTAACTATCATCCGAAGAGCACGTGCTACCGGCGCGGCTTTGCGGACAATCTGCACAACTGCTGCCAGCAACCGTCCGGGACGCCCGGCTGCATGTATGCAAACTATCACGTGTCCAGCTTCATGGACTATGACAATCTAACCGGGTTCGTGAAAACGATCGCCCCGGCCGAAGGCTACGAACCGTCGAAGAAGGATATATTCGCGCTCGATTGTGAAATGTGCTACACCACGGCCGGGTTAGAATTGACACGCGTTACCGTGGTCGATATTAACGAAAAGACTGTCTACGATACGCTCGTGAAGCCGTTGAATCGAGTAGTTGATTACAACACAAG ATTTTCGGGCATCACAGAGGAAATGTTGCGTAAAACTACCACAACGCTGTACAACGTGCAAGCCGTGCTACTGTCCATGTTTAATGCGGAAACCATTCTCATCGGACACAGCCTGGAAAGTGACTTTAAAGCGCTCAAGTTGATACACGACGTGGTGGTCGATACGTCCGTGCTGTACCCCCACAAGATGGGTCCACCGAAGAAGCGCGCGCTGAAAACACTGTGCATAGAGAATCTGAAGAAAATTATTCAAGAAAATG ATGCTGGACACGACAGTGCGGAAGATTCTGTTGTCTGCATCCAACTGATCAAACACTACCTGCGTAATCGCATTCTATGA